Proteins found in one Mytilus edulis chromosome 2, xbMytEdul2.2, whole genome shotgun sequence genomic segment:
- the LOC139510826 gene encoding mucin-2-like, producing MSTQGTSTTTDQTTTTTDQTNVITTSNTNNITQDATTTTPELNTSTEPSTVIADMSTITEYQTSVVDMTTVKQFTTSDVNANTSDTATATTEQTTTRGKTTTIHATTTSETDTTTIEHTTSTETSTTIVDQTTSSEVLSTTVDQSTTGAQTRTEQTTTPTEADTTTVQVSTSTEAPTTTVDQTTTSEIFTTTAEQTTTGAQTSTEQTTTSSEADTTTVQLTTSTEAQITTVDQTTTSEILTTTAEQTTTGAQTSTEQTTTPTEADTTTVQLSTSTEAPTTTVDQTTTSEILTTTAEQTTTGAQTTTEQTTTPTEADTTTVQLSTSTDAQTTTVDQTTTSEFLTTTAEQTTTGEQTTTEQTATPTEADTTTVQLSTSTEAPTTTADQTTTSEVLSTTVDQSTTGEQTTTEQTTTPTEADATTVQLSTSTEAPTTTVDQTTTSEMLTTTAEQTTTGPQTTTEQTTTPTEADTTTVQLSTSTETQTTTVDQTTTSEVLSTTVDQSTTGEQTTTEQTTTITEEDTTTVQLTTSTEAPTTTVDQTTTSDILTTTSEQTTTGAQTTTEQTTTSSEADTTTVQLSTSTEAPTTTVDQTTTSEILTTTAEQTTTGEHTTIEQTTTPTEADTTTVQLSTSTEVPTTTVDQTTTSEILTTTAEQTTTGAQTTTEQTTTPTEADTTTVQLSTSTETQTTTVDQTTTSEILTTTAEQTTTGEQTTTEHTTTPTEADTTTVQLSTSTEAPTTTVDQTTSEILTTTAEQTTTGEQTTTEQTTTPTEADTTTVQLSTSTEAPTTTVDQTTTSEILTTTAEQTTTGEQTTTELTTTPTEADTTTVQLSTSTEAPTTTVDQTTTSEILTTTAEQTTTGAQTTTEQTSTPTEAETTTVQLSTSTEAPTTTVDQTTTSEILTTTAEQTTTEAQTTTEQTTAPTEADTTTVQLSTSTEASTTTVDQTTTSEILTTSAEQTTTGEQTTTEQTTTPTEADTTTVQLSTSTEAPTTTAEQTTTGEQTTTEQTTTPTEADTTTVQLSTSTETPTTTVDQTTTSEILTTTAEQMTTGEQTTTEQTTTPTEADTTTVQLSTSTAAPTTTVDQTTTSEILTTTAEQTTTGEQTTTEQTTTPTEADTTTVQLSTSTEAPTTTVDQTTTSEILTTTAEQTTTGPQTTTEQTTTPTEADTTTVQLSTSTETPTTTVDQTTTSEILTTTAEQTTTGPQTTTEQTTTPTEADTTTVQLSTSTETQTTTVDQTTTSEVLSTTVDQSTTGEQTTTEQTTTITEEDTTTVQLTTSTEAPTTTVDQTTTSDILTTTSEQTTTGALTTTEQTTTSSEADTTTVQLSTSTEAPTTTVDQTTTSEILTTTAEQTTTGEQTTIEQTTTPTEADTTTVQLSTSTEAPTTTVDQTTTSEILTTTAEQTTTGAQTTTEQTTTPTEADTTTVQLSTSTETQTTTVDQTTTSEILTTTAEQTTTGEQTTTEHTTTPTEADTTTVQLSTSTEAPTTTVDQTTTSEILTTTAEQTTTGEQTTTEQTTTPTEADTTTVQLSTSTEAPTTTVDQTTTSEILTTTAEQTTTGEQTTTELTTTPTEADTTTVQLSTSTEAPTTTVDQTTTSEILTTTAEQTTTGAQTTTEQTSTPTEAETTTVQLSTSTEAPTTTVDQTTTSEILTTTAEQTTTEAQTTTEQTTAATEADTTTVQLSTSTEASTTTVDQTTTSEILTTSAEQTTTGEQTTTEQTTTPTEADTTTVQLSTSTEAPTTTAEQTTTGEQTTTEQTTTPTEADTTTVQLSTSTETPTTTVDQTTTSEILTTIAEQTTTGEQTTTEQTTTPTEADTTTVQLSTSTAAPTTTVDQTTTSEILTTTAEQTTTGEQTTTEQTTTPTEADTTTVQLSTSTETPTTTVDQTTTSEILTTTAEQTTTGPQTTTEQTTTPTEADTTTVQLSTSTETQTTTVDQTTTSEVLSTTVDQSTTGEQTTTEQTTTITEEDTTTVQLTTSTEAPTTTVDQTTTSDILTTTSEQTTTGALTTTEQTTTSSEADTTTNKRQQGNKLRQNTPLLQQRQIQQRFNCQQQTTTGEQTTTELTTTPTEADTTTVQLSTSTEAPTTTVDQTTTSEILTTTAEQTTTGAQTTTEQTSTPTEAETTTVQLSTSTEAPTTTVDQTTTSEILTTTAEQTTTEAQTTTEQTTAATEADTTTVQLSTSTEASTTTNKRQQGHKLQQNRPLLPQRQIQQRFNCQRRLKLKLPLTNDNRGTNYNRTDHYSYRGRYNNGSTVNVD from the exons ATGTCAA CACAGGGTACCAGTACAACAACAGATCAGACCACTACAACAACAGATCAGACGAATGTAATCACGACTAGCAACACCAATAACATTACACAAGATGCTACAACAACCACACCAGAATTAAATACCAGTACGGAACCTTCAACTGTAATCGCAGATATGTCGACCATAACAGAGTATCAAACATCAGTGGTAGACATGACAACGGTAAAACAATTCACGACATCCGATGTAAATGCTAATACATCAGATACAGCCACAGCAACCacagaacaaacgacaacaaggGGAAAAACTACGACGATACACGCCACTACTACATCAGAGACAGATACAACAACAATAGAACATACAACGTCAACTGAAACTTCTACTACCattgtagatcaaacaacaagtTCTGAAGTTCTGTCTACAACTGTAGATCAATCGACAACAGGGGCACAAACTAGGACCGAACAGACCACTACTcccacagaggcagatacaacaacggttcaagtttcaacgtcgactgaagctccaactaccactgtagatcaaacaacaacttctgaaattttcactacaactgcagaacaaacgacaacaggggcACAAACTTcgacagaacagaccactacttcctcagaggcagatacaacaacggttcaactgaCAACGTCGACTGAAGCTCAAATtaccactgtagatcaaacaacaacttctgaaattctaactacaactgcagaacaaacgacaacaggggcACAAACTTcgacagaacagaccactactcccacagaggcagatacaacaacggttcaactgtcaacgtcgactgaagctccaactaccactgtagatcaaacaacaacttctgaaattctcactacaactgcagaacaaacgacaacaggggcacaaactacgacagaacagaccactactcccacagaggcagatacaacaacggttcaactgtcaacgtcgactgaTGCTCAaactaccactgtagatcaaacaacaacttctgaatttctcactacaactgcagaacaaacgacaacaggggaacaaactacgacagaacagaccgctactcccacagaggcagatacaacaacggttcaactgtcaacgtcgactgaagctCCAACTACCACTGCAGAccaaacaacaacttctgaagTTCTGTCTACAACTGTAGATCAATCGACAACAGgggaacaaactacgacagaacagaccactactcccacagaggcagatgcaacaacggttcaactgtcaacgtcgactgaagctccaactaccactgtagatcaaacaacaacttctgaaatgctcactacaactgcagaacaaacgacaacagggcCACAAACTACAacagaacagaccactactcccacagaggcagatacaacaacggttcaactgtcaacgtcgactgaaactcaaactaccactgtagatcaaacaacaacttctgaagTTCTCTCTACAACTGTAGATCAATCGACAACAGGAgaacaaactacgacagaacagaccactactATCACAGAGGaagatacaacaacggttcaactgacaacgtcgactgaagctccaactactactgtagatcaaacaacaacttctgacATTCTCACTACAACTtcagaacaaacgacaacaggggcacaaactacgacagaacagaccactacttcctcagaggcagatacaacaacggttcaactgtcaacgtcgactgaagctccaactaccactgtagatcaaacaacaacttctgaaattctcactacaactgcagaacaaacgacaacaggggaaCATACTACGATAGAACAAACCACTACTcccacagaggcagatacaacaacggttcaactgtcaacgtcgactgaagttccaactaccactgtagatcaaacaacaacttctgagATTCTtactacaactgcagaacaaacgacaacaggggcACAAACTACAacagaacagaccactactcctacagaggcagatacaacaacggttcaactgtcaacgtcgactgaaactcaaactaccactgtagatcaaacaacaacttctgagattctcactacaactgcagaacaaacgacaacaggggaacaaactacgacagaacaCACCACTACTCcaacagaggcagatacaacaacggttcaactgtcaacgtcgactgaagctccaactaccactgtagatcaaacaacttCTGAGATTCtcactacaactgcagaacaaacgacaacaggggaacaaactacgacagaacagaccactactcccacagaggcagatacaacaacggttcaactgtcaacgtcgactgaagctccaactaccactgtagatcaaacaacaacttctgaaattctcactacaactgcagaacaaacgacaacaggagaacaaactacgacagaacTGACCACTACTCcaacagaggcagatacaacaacggttcaactgtcaacgtcgactgaagctccaactaccactgtagatcaaacaacaacttctgaaattctcactacaactgcagaacaaacgacaacaggggcacaaactacgacagaacaaACCAGTACTCCCACAGAGGCAGAaacaacaacggttcaactgtcaacgtcgactgaagctCCAACTACCACTGTTGATCAAACGACAACTTCTGAAATTCtcactacaactgcagaacaaacgacaacagaggcacaaactacgacagaacagaccaccgctcccacagaggcagatacaacaacggttcaactgtcaacaTCGACTGAAGCTTcaactaccactgtagatcaaacaacaacttctgaaattctcactacatctgcagaacaaacgacaacaggggaacaaactacgacagaacagaccactactcccacagaggcagatacaacaacggttcaactgtcaacgtcgactgaagctccaactacaactgcagaacaaacgacaacaggggaacaaactacgacagaacagaccactactcccacagaggcagatacaacaacggttcaactgtcaacgtcgactgaaactccaactaccactgtagatcaaacaacaacttctgaaattctcactacaactgcagaacaaatgacaacaggggaacaaactacgacagaacagaccactactcccacagaggcagatacaacaacggttcaactgtcaacgtcgactgcagctccaactaccactgttgatcaaacaacaacttctgaaattcttactacaactgcagaacaaacgacaacaggggaacagactacgacagaacagaccactactcccacagaggcagatacaacaacggttcaactgtcaacgtcgactgaagctccaactaccactgtagatcaaacaacaacttctgaaattctcactacaactgcagaacaaacgacaacagggcCACAAACTACAacagaacagaccactactcccacagaggcagatacaacaacggttcaactgtcaacgtcgactgaaactccaactaccactgtagatcaaacaacaacttctgaaattctcactacaactgcagaacaaacgacaacagggcCACAAACTACAacagaacagaccactactcccacagaggcagatacaacaacggttcaactgtcaacgtcgactgaaactcaaactaccactgtagatcaaacaacaacttctgaagTTCTCTCTACAACTGTAGATCAATCGACAACAGGAgaacaaactacgacagaacagaccactactATCACAGAGGaagatacaacaacggttcaactgacaacgtcgactgaagctccaactactactgtagatcaaacaacaacttctgacATTCTCACTACAACTtcagaacaaacgacaacaggggcactaactacgacagaacagaccactacttcctcagaggcagatacaacaacggttcaactgtcaacgtcgactgaagctccaactaccactgtagatcaaacaacaacttctgaaattctcactacaactgcagaacaaacgacaacaggggaaCAAACTACGATAGAACAAACCACTACTcccacagaggcagatacaacaacggttcaactgtcaacgtcgactgaagctccaactaccactgtagatcaaacaacaacttctgagATTCTtactacaactgcagaacaaacgacaacaggggcACAAACTACAacagaacagaccactactcctacagaggcagatacaacaacggttcaactgtcaacgtcgactgaaactcaaactaccactgtagatcaaacaacaacttctgagattctcactacaactgcagaacaaacgacaacaggggaacaaactacgacagaacaCACCACTACTCcaacagaggcagatacaacaacggttcaactgtcaacgtcgactgaagctccaactaccactgtagatcaaacaacaacttctgagattctcactacaactgcagaacaaacgacaacaggggaacaaactacgacagaacagaccactactccaacagaggcagatacaacaacggttcaactgtcaacgtcgactgaagctccaactaccactgtagatcaaacaacaacttctgaaattctcactacaactgcagaacaaacgacaacaggagaacaaactacgacagaacTGACCACTACTCcaacagaggcagatacaacaacggttcaactgtcaacgtcgactgaagctccaactaccactgtagatcaaacaacaacttctgaaattctcactacaactgcagaacaaacgacaacaggggcacaaactacgacagaacaaACCAGTACTCCCACAGAGGCAGAaacaacaacggttcaactgtcaacgtcgactgaagctCCAACTACCACTGTTGATCAAACGACAACTTCTGAAATTCtcactacaactgcagaacaaacgacaacagaggcacaaactacgacagaacagaccacCGCTGccacagaggcagatacaacaacggttcaactgtcaacaTCGACTGAAGCTTcaactaccactgtagatcaaacaacaacttctgaaattctcactacatctgcagaacaaacgacaacaggggaacaaactacgacagaacagaccactactcccacagaggcagatacaacaacggttcaactgtcaacgtcgactgaagctccaactacaactgcagaacaaacgacaacaggggaacaaactacgacagaacagaccactactcccacagaggcagatacaacaacggttcaactgtcaacgtcgactgaaactccaactaccactgtagatcaaacaacaacttctgaaattctcactacaattgcagaacaaacgacaacaggggaacaaactacgacagaacagaccactactcccacagaggcagatacaacaacggttcaactgtcaacgtcgactgcagctccaactaccactgttgatcaaacaacaacttctgaaattcttactacaactgcagaacaaacgacaacaggggaacagactacgacagaacagaccactactcccacagaggcagatacaacaacggttcaactgtcaacgtcgactgaaactccaactaccactgtagatcaaacaacaacttctgaaattctcactacaactgcagaacaaacgacaacagggcCACAAACTACAacagaacagaccactactcccacagaggcagatacaacaacggttcaactgtcaacgtcgactgaaactcaaactaccactgtagatcaaacaacaacttctgaagTTCTCTCTACAACTGTAGATCAATCGACAACAGGAgaacaaactacgacagaacagaccactactATCACAGAGGaagatacaacaacggttcaactgacaacgtcgactgaagctccaactactactgtagatcaaacaacaacttctgacATTCTCACTACAACTtcagaacaaacgacaacaggggcactaactacgacagaacagaccactacttcctcagaggcagatacaacaacg aacaaacgacaacaggggaacaaactacgacagaacaCACCACTACTCcaacagaggcagatacaacaacggttcaactgtcaac aacaaacgacaacaggagaacaaactacgacagaacTGACCACTACTCcaacagaggcagatacaacaacggttcaactgtcaacgtcgactgaagctccaactaccactgtagatcaaacaacaacttctgaaattctcactacaactgcagaacaaacgacaacaggggcacaaactacgacagaacaaACCAGTACTCCCACAGAGGCAGAaacaacaacggttcaactgtcaacgtcgactgaagctCCAACTACCACTGTTGATCAAACGACAACTTCTGAAATTCtcactacaactgcagaacaaacgacaacagaggcacaaactacgacagaacagaccacCGCTGccacagaggcagatacaacaacggttcaactgtcaacaTCGACTGAAGCTTcaactaccact aacaaacgacaacagggcCACAAACTACAacagaacagaccactactcccacagaggcagatacaacaacggttcaactgtcaacgtcgactgaaactcaaactaccact aacaaacgacaacaggggcACAAACTACAacagaacagaccactactcctacagaggcagatacaacaacggttcaactgtcaacgtcgactga